GTTGTAGTTCGTGCGGGTGCTCGTCAGCACCTGTGCTCCCACGAGCTGGGACTGGGCGGGAGAGCGGCTGTCGAGGTTGTTGAAGTTGGCCGAGAGCAACGGCTGGTATACCCCCCGGGCCGACGCCGTTCCCTCGCTCTGGACCTGCGTGTCGAGGCGGGAAACGACGATATCGAGATTGTTCTCGAGGGCCATCTCGATGGCCTGCTGCAGGGTGATGTCGATCGGTACCGCCTCGTCGCTCTCCTGCGCACGACCAGAAATCGCGGTCAGAAGGGAGGCAAGGCAGAAAGCTGCCGTGCAAATGGGGTGTTTCAGTGTCATCTCGGTTCCTCTGTTGCTCGAGTGAGAAGGAAGAGCCTCTTCCCGGAATCGTACGGACCTCGTAAAGGCTAGTACGTGGGCTGCGGAATCCAGGTTCCCCTTCGGAAACCGTCATTCTAGACTGTTGGAAGCGGGATCGCCACGATGGGACACGAAGAGAGGTGCGGCAAACGGACTAGAATGCGACCGTGCCTAACTACCGGCTGTCGCTCGCCTACGACGGCACCGCCTATTCCGGATGGCAGGTCCAGCCGGGGACGGACACGATCCAGGGACGGCTCGAGTCCGCGCTCGCCCGCCTTGCCAAGACCCCGGTCCGCATCGTCGCGGCAGGGCGGACCGACGCGGGGGTCCACGCGCTCGGGCAGGTGGCCCACTTCCGGCTCGATCGGCCCATCCCGTGCGAGGGAATCGTCAAAGGCCTGAACTCCCAGCTGCCTCCGGACATTCGTGCCCTCGAAGTCTCGGTCGCGGAGGACGGCTTTCACGCCCGTTTCAGCGCCCGGTGGAAGACGTACCGCTACCATCTCGACCGAGCCGCCATTCCTCTCCCGTTCCGAAGCC
The window above is part of the Vicinamibacteria bacterium genome. Proteins encoded here:
- the truA gene encoding tRNA pseudouridine(38-40) synthase TruA, with the protein product MPNYRLSLAYDGTAYSGWQVQPGTDTIQGRLESALARLAKTPVRIVAAGRTDAGVHALGQVAHFRLDRPIPCEGIVKGLNSQLPPDIRALEVSVAEDGFHARFSARWKTYRYHLDRAAIPLPFRSRFTVHYPYPLDRAALEDAAPMFVGEHDFGGFRAASCSARTTVRHVTASSFSHREGELVYEVTGNGFLRHMVRNMVGTLLEIGRGRRPHSSIEELLVSHDRTAAGPTAPAKGLHLVRVDY